Proteins encoded by one window of Salmonirosea aquatica:
- a CDS encoding M28 family peptidase, with protein sequence MIARYSSSIRLLVCTLSLVGFALSCNTKDTSEQTTEQTTAMAAAPTFDADSAYGFVEKQVAFGPRVPNTKAHEQAGDYLVRTLEQYGFSVTEQKFVATTYDGKKLNARNIIGSYQPQASKRIMLASHWDSRPFADQDSTRKTQAVPGANDGASGVGVLLEIARVLHEAKNKPELGVDIVFFDAEDWGKSAVTSDGNYAGFCLGSRYWAENRHVPNYTAYFGILLDMVGAKNATFPKEGFSTKNASEVVRTVWNTASQLGYSTYFIDQQGPAITDDHVPVNETAKFPMIDIIHTRVNDLSRTFFDDWHTTEDNMDNIDPKTLKAVGQTLLQVLYNEGQPNV encoded by the coding sequence ATGATAGCACGGTATTCTTCTTCAATTCGTCTGCTAGTATGCACCCTGAGTTTGGTAGGGTTCGCGCTCTCCTGCAACACCAAAGACACCTCGGAGCAAACCACTGAACAAACCACAGCCATGGCCGCCGCTCCTACTTTCGATGCCGATTCTGCGTATGGCTTTGTAGAAAAACAGGTCGCCTTCGGGCCGAGGGTACCCAATACGAAAGCGCATGAGCAAGCCGGAGATTATCTGGTAAGAACGTTGGAACAGTATGGTTTCTCGGTCACGGAGCAAAAATTCGTCGCCACTACCTACGACGGAAAAAAACTCAACGCCCGCAACATCATAGGCAGCTACCAGCCGCAGGCTTCCAAGCGTATCATGCTAGCCTCGCACTGGGATTCGCGCCCCTTTGCCGACCAGGATTCGACCCGCAAAACCCAGGCAGTACCCGGTGCCAACGACGGAGCGAGCGGGGTAGGAGTACTGCTGGAAATAGCAAGGGTACTGCATGAAGCAAAAAATAAACCCGAATTGGGCGTCGATATCGTTTTCTTCGACGCTGAGGATTGGGGCAAATCAGCCGTTACCAGTGATGGGAATTACGCCGGTTTTTGCCTGGGATCACGCTACTGGGCCGAGAACCGGCACGTACCCAACTACACAGCTTACTTTGGTATTTTGCTGGATATGGTAGGGGCCAAAAACGCTACTTTTCCCAAAGAAGGTTTCTCGACTAAAAATGCTAGTGAAGTGGTGCGTACGGTCTGGAATACAGCCAGTCAGTTAGGATACAGTACTTACTTTATCGATCAGCAGGGGCCTGCTATCACCGATGACCATGTGCCGGTAAATGAGACCGCCAAATTTCCTATGATCGACATTATCCATACCCGGGTAAACGACCTGAGCCGTACCTTCTTCGACGATTGGCATACGACGGAAGACAATATGGATAATATTGATCCAAAAACCCTGAAAGCCGTAGGACAAACACTCCTACAGGTACTTTACAATGAAGGTCAACCTAACGTATGA
- a CDS encoding DUF192 domain-containing protein — protein sequence MRARRSYSAYILLTVFVVGGLGYLIIPYLRSKSSEPVASIPTESASAPSFVKEGEVTFLSGGKMIKKIDVEIAENEAERNKGLMYRPYMPDSVGMLFIFQESAPLEFWMKNTQIPLDIIYVDSNKKIVSIQKNARPFSEENLPSYADAQYVVEVNAGYTDLHGIKVGDSIQF from the coding sequence ATGCGTGCTCGTAGATCTTATTCGGCTTACATTTTATTGACTGTCTTTGTGGTAGGTGGCTTAGGGTACCTTATTATTCCTTACCTGCGCAGCAAATCCTCTGAACCTGTTGCCTCTATTCCTACCGAATCGGCCAGTGCCCCCTCGTTTGTCAAAGAAGGGGAAGTCACTTTCCTGAGCGGAGGAAAAATGATAAAAAAGATCGACGTGGAGATAGCTGAAAATGAGGCCGAGCGCAATAAGGGCCTCATGTACCGCCCTTACATGCCCGATTCGGTGGGGATGCTGTTCATTTTTCAGGAAAGCGCACCCTTGGAATTTTGGATGAAAAACACGCAAATTCCGCTGGATATCATCTATGTGGACAGCAATAAAAAGATCGTTTCCATACAGAAAAACGCGCGTCCCTTCTCTGAGGAAAACTTACCCTCCTATGCCGATGCGCAGTACGTGGTGGAAGTCAATGCGGGCTATACCGATTTGCACGGTATCAAGGTTGGAGACAGTATTCAGTTTTAA